ATGTACGGCATTCCCAATATGAAGCTGGATAAGCAGGACATCGTGCAACGTCGCGTTGACCTGATGGCTGCCGAAGGCGTGAACTTCGTCACGGGTGTGGACGTAGGCAAAGACGTTTCTGCTGAACAGTTGCGCAGCGATTTTGATGCGGTGGTCTTGTGTGCAGGTGCGACCCAGCCACGTGATTTGCCAGTGGAAGGGCGTAACCTCAAGGGTGTGCATTTCGCGATGGATTTCCTCACCGCGAATACCAAAAGCTTGCTGGATTCGGGCTTAGCAGATGGTCACTACATTTCAGCACAAGGCTTGGATGTGATCGTTATCGGTGGCGGTGATACGGGCACGGATTGCGTGGGTACGTCAGTACGCCACGGCTGCAAATCGGTTACGCAACTGGAAATTATGCCGCGTGCGCCGGATGCGCGTGCGCCGGATAACCCTTGGCCGGAATGGCCGCGTGTGCACAAAGTCGATTACGGTCAGGAAGAAGCAGCGGCGGTGTTTGGGCGCGATCCACGTGATTACCTGATTTCCACCAAGAAACTGGTTGGTGATGAAAACGGTCATGTGAAAGAAATTCATACCGTTGGGGTGCGCTGGGAACAAGGTGCTGGCGGACGTATGAATTTGATCGAAGTCGAAGGCACCGAAGAAGTATTGCCCGCGCAATTGGTGTTACTGGCAATGGGCTTTACGGGGCCGGAAAAAACATTGGTGGATGCGCTGACACTGGACACTGACCCTCGCGGCAATGTCAAAGCCGACTACGGTAAATACACGACCAATCTTCCGGGCGTGTTTGCTGCGGGCGATATGCGCCGTGGGCAAAGTCTGGTGGTGTGGGCGATTAATGAAGGCCGCGAAGCCGCACGGGAATGTGATCGGTTTTTGATGGGCAAGACTTACTTGCCGTAAGCTCACGACGAAGTTGGGGGACTTTTGTCCCCTATACTGTCACAGTGCACCCACACGCCAAGCTGATTTCTACCGGCGAAATATGTTGGGCAGCCCCCATCTGATGCACATGCAACACCGCCAAGGTGTACGGATTAAACACCACCACGTCTTTCACCCCTTGTGACAGATAAAATGGTGGAGCAATCTGCAAATCCTTGGCTTCGTAACCCTTGCTAATGATTTCAATAACCGCTTCGGGAACCAATCTGATTGCCTCTTCCTCTTCATCAGGTTCTCGGCAGAAAACGGAAATATCAGGGCGTTTGAGTGAACCATTGGGGAAACTGACATAAACATCAGCAATATGGACACACTGACAAGCGTTAGCCGTTGTGGGTGTAATAGTGCTGCGGATACGGTCAACCGCGCGTTGATGACGGTAAACAGGTTGTGCTTCCCAGATCGCCAAGCCGTTGACAATTTCCAGCTTGATACCCAGCTCTTCTGCCTGCAAAAAACGGGAATCCATTGCACTCATCTCCTGATTGTTACCAATAGCGGTATTCTAACACAGCTTTTCCAACGTCAATGGCTATACTCTGGCAACGAAGCATGACTAAACCGGGGCAAGATTCAAGCCCTTGCGTTTACTTTTCGCCGCTTTGGTTTCAGCCTTGCCTGACTTCAGGGTGGGGTAACGATCGTAATAACGCGAATCCATGGCTTCCTGTTGTGATTTCACCATTAAGAACCCCACCACATTCGGTCTCACGCGCCGCAACTGCTCAATGACTGTCAGCAAGCGTTTGCGGTTAATGCGCTCTTCATCGGCAACAATCACCGTCGCTTCCGCCAATGACGACAAATAGAGCGCATCCGCGAAACCTGCCGTTGGCGGGCCGTCAATAATTATGCTATCGAAATGTTTGGTCGCCAGATTCAGCAATTGCGCCATTGCCGGGCTGGACACCATGCGCACGGGGTCAGCCATCAAGGTTCCCGCCAAAATCAGGTACAAGCCTTTCATATCGCGGGAAGGATGCGTCACGCTGGCAATATCGACCTCACCATTCAAGTAATTGCTCAAGCCTCTGGCATGTGGCAAACCCAATTTGACATGCACCGACGGGCGGCGCAAATCCGCATCAATCAGTAACACCTTCAAACCCTGCTGCGCCTGACTCATGGCAATATTCACCGCCGAGGTTGACTTGCCCTCCGCCGGATTCACACTGGTGATCAAGGTAACACGCGGGGCAACGCCTCCGGGCAGTACAAAACGTAAATTTGCGGTCATGACCCGATACGATTCCGCCAGCAACGAACCTGCATCGCGCACCGTCGCCAATGCCAAATTACCCTCGGATAAATGCCGCACATGCGGAATCGTCCCCAATATCGGCAACCCACTCAA
The window above is part of the Thiothrix winogradskyi genome. Proteins encoded here:
- a CDS encoding glutamate synthase subunit beta — encoded protein: MGKPTGFMEYQRELPADRAPLERIKDWREFHLHFEREAENREQGARCMECGIPFCQTGQMLPGGASGCPVHNLIPEWNDMIFRGLWKEAYERLRMTNNFPEFTGRVCPAPCEGSCTLGINEPPVTIKLNEVSIIDKAFEEGWVKAEPPTERTGKKVAVVGSGPAGLACADQLNKAGHAVTVYERADRIGGLLMYGIPNMKLDKQDIVQRRVDLMAAEGVNFVTGVDVGKDVSAEQLRSDFDAVVLCAGATQPRDLPVEGRNLKGVHFAMDFLTANTKSLLDSGLADGHYISAQGLDVIVIGGGDTGTDCVGTSVRHGCKSVTQLEIMPRAPDARAPDNPWPEWPRVHKVDYGQEEAAAVFGRDPRDYLISTKKLVGDENGHVKEIHTVGVRWEQGAGGRMNLIEVEGTEEVLPAQLVLLAMGFTGPEKTLVDALTLDTDPRGNVKADYGKYTTNLPGVFAAGDMRRGQSLVVWAINEGREAARECDRFLMGKTYLP
- a CDS encoding Uma2 family endonuclease — its product is MDSRFLQAEELGIKLEIVNGLAIWEAQPVYRHQRAVDRIRSTITPTTANACQCVHIADVYVSFPNGSLKRPDISVFCREPDEEEEAIRLVPEAVIEIISKGYEAKDLQIAPPFYLSQGVKDVVVFNPYTLAVLHVHQMGAAQHISPVEISLACGCTVTV